One window of Metopolophium dirhodum isolate CAU chromosome 3, ASM1992520v1, whole genome shotgun sequence genomic DNA carries:
- the LOC132940357 gene encoding ATP-dependent RNA helicase p62-like isoform X1, with amino-acid sequence MFAQGLRVVRSAILNPLHVKSISNRQQLLTEKITIMSYARNGTGGGRSNGSYGGQRSSYGGGGGGGRGGMGGAKKNPGANLQAPNWDRVQLRPFKKEFYVPHPTIERRSYEEVDKYRTGKDITVMSSDRSPVPYPIQHFKEANFPDYVMTVIRNEGFTEPTPIQAQGWPIAMSGKNMVGVAQTGSGKTLGYTLPAVVHINNQEPLKKGDGPIALVLAPTRELAQQIQKVAGLFNQSTYLRSTCIYGGAPKSHQARDLMNGVEIVIATPGRLLDFLESRATNLQRCTYLVLDEADRMLDMGFEPQIRKIIQQIRPDRQVLMWSATWPKEVQKLANDFLSDYIQLNVGSLTLSANHNILQNVDVCQEHEKEDKLMDLLQDIANMEENKTIIFAETKRKVDTITRKITNMGARAVGIHGDKSQSERDHVLKQFRGGRANILVATDVAARGLDVDDVKFVINFDYPNNSEDYIHRIGRTGRSSQKGTSYAFFTHSNSKQAKDLVAVLTEANQRIDPKLAAMAARSFPSGGNKWYGGGGGGGNRSWGGGRPAHRKF; translated from the exons atgtttgctCAAGGCTTGAGAGTCGTCAGGTCCGCCATATTGAATCCACTACACGTCAAATCCATATCTAATCGTCAACAGTTGCTTACCGAAAAAATAACCATAAT gtcTTATGCAAGAAATGGTACAGGTGGCGGAAGAAGTAATGGTTCTTATGGAGGCCAACGATCATCATATGGCggtggtggaggtggtggtCGTGGTGGAATGGGTGGTGCCAAGAAAAACCCTGGTGCCAATTTACAAGCCCCCAACTGGGACCGTGTCCAACTAAGGCCATTTAAGAAAGAGTTTTATGTTCCTCATCCAACTATTGAAAGAag aTCTTATGAAGAAGTGGATAAGTATAGAACTGGAAAGGATATCACCGTGATGAGCTCAGATAGGAGTCCTGTTCCTTATccaattcaacattttaaagaagCAAATTTTCCAGACTATGTTATGACTGTTATACG gAATGAGGGTTTTACTGAACCTACGCCTATTCAAGCACAAGGTTGGCCTATTGCGATGAGTGGCAAAAACATGGTTGGAGTAGCCCAGACTGGTTCTGGAAAAACTTTGGgt TATACATTGCCAGCTGTAGTACACATAAATAATCAAGAGCCATTGAAAAAAGGAGATGGCCCAATTGCTTTAGTCTTGGCTCCAACTAGAGAGTTAGCCCAGCAAATACAAAAGGTTGCTGGATTATTCAATCAGTCCACATATTTACGGTCAACATGCATTTATGGTGGTGCTCCAAAATCACATCAG GCTAGAGATTTAATGAATGGTGTTGAGATTGTTATTGCTACACCAGGTCGTCTATTAGATTTCTTAGAATCTCGTGCAACCAATTTGCAACgttgtacctatttagtattggATGAAGCTGACCGTATGCTTGACATGGGTTTTGAACCTCAAATTAGGAAAATCATTCAACAGATTAga ccTGACCGACAAGTTTTGATGTGGTCAGCCACATGGCCTAAAGAAGTTCAGAAGTTAGCAAATGATTTCTTAAGCGATTACATTCAATTGAATGTTGGTTCTTTAACATTATCTGCCAACCACAATATCTTACAAAATGTAGATGTTTGTCAAGAACACGAAAAAGAAGACAAATTAATGGATTTATTGCAAGACATTGCTAATATGGaagaaaataaaaccattatttttgcTGAAACCAAACGCAAGGTGGATACAATCACAcgtaaaataactaatatggg GGCAAGAGCTGTTGGAATTCATGGAGACAAATCACAATCAGAGCGTGACCATGTATTGAAAC aattcagAGGTGGAAGAGCTAATATTTTGGTTGCTACTGACGTTGCTGCCAGAGGTTTAG atgTCGATGATGTCAAATTTGTTATCAATTTTGATTACCCCAACAACTCTGAAGATTATATTCACAGAATAGGCAGAACTGGACGATCATCACAAAAGGGTACCTCATATGCATTCTTTACCCATTCCAACAGCAAACAAGCCAAAGACCTTGTAGCTGTTCTTACTGAAGCCAATCAACGTATTGACCCCAAATTAGCTGCCATGGCTGCACGTTCTTTCC CGAGTGGTGGTAACAAATggtacggcggcggcggcggtggtggaaACAGATCTTGGGGTGGTGGAAGACCAGCCCACAGAAAATTTTAA
- the LOC132940357 gene encoding ATP-dependent RNA helicase p62-like isoform X2 — protein MSYARNGTGGGRSNGSYGGQRSSYGGGGGGGRGGMGGAKKNPGANLQAPNWDRVQLRPFKKEFYVPHPTIERRSYEEVDKYRTGKDITVMSSDRSPVPYPIQHFKEANFPDYVMTVIRNEGFTEPTPIQAQGWPIAMSGKNMVGVAQTGSGKTLGYTLPAVVHINNQEPLKKGDGPIALVLAPTRELAQQIQKVAGLFNQSTYLRSTCIYGGAPKSHQARDLMNGVEIVIATPGRLLDFLESRATNLQRCTYLVLDEADRMLDMGFEPQIRKIIQQIRPDRQVLMWSATWPKEVQKLANDFLSDYIQLNVGSLTLSANHNILQNVDVCQEHEKEDKLMDLLQDIANMEENKTIIFAETKRKVDTITRKITNMGARAVGIHGDKSQSERDHVLKQFRGGRANILVATDVAARGLDVDDVKFVINFDYPNNSEDYIHRIGRTGRSSQKGTSYAFFTHSNSKQAKDLVAVLTEANQRIDPKLAAMAARSFPSGGNKWYGGGGGGGNRSWGGGRPAHRKF, from the exons AT gtcTTATGCAAGAAATGGTACAGGTGGCGGAAGAAGTAATGGTTCTTATGGAGGCCAACGATCATCATATGGCggtggtggaggtggtggtCGTGGTGGAATGGGTGGTGCCAAGAAAAACCCTGGTGCCAATTTACAAGCCCCCAACTGGGACCGTGTCCAACTAAGGCCATTTAAGAAAGAGTTTTATGTTCCTCATCCAACTATTGAAAGAag aTCTTATGAAGAAGTGGATAAGTATAGAACTGGAAAGGATATCACCGTGATGAGCTCAGATAGGAGTCCTGTTCCTTATccaattcaacattttaaagaagCAAATTTTCCAGACTATGTTATGACTGTTATACG gAATGAGGGTTTTACTGAACCTACGCCTATTCAAGCACAAGGTTGGCCTATTGCGATGAGTGGCAAAAACATGGTTGGAGTAGCCCAGACTGGTTCTGGAAAAACTTTGGgt TATACATTGCCAGCTGTAGTACACATAAATAATCAAGAGCCATTGAAAAAAGGAGATGGCCCAATTGCTTTAGTCTTGGCTCCAACTAGAGAGTTAGCCCAGCAAATACAAAAGGTTGCTGGATTATTCAATCAGTCCACATATTTACGGTCAACATGCATTTATGGTGGTGCTCCAAAATCACATCAG GCTAGAGATTTAATGAATGGTGTTGAGATTGTTATTGCTACACCAGGTCGTCTATTAGATTTCTTAGAATCTCGTGCAACCAATTTGCAACgttgtacctatttagtattggATGAAGCTGACCGTATGCTTGACATGGGTTTTGAACCTCAAATTAGGAAAATCATTCAACAGATTAga ccTGACCGACAAGTTTTGATGTGGTCAGCCACATGGCCTAAAGAAGTTCAGAAGTTAGCAAATGATTTCTTAAGCGATTACATTCAATTGAATGTTGGTTCTTTAACATTATCTGCCAACCACAATATCTTACAAAATGTAGATGTTTGTCAAGAACACGAAAAAGAAGACAAATTAATGGATTTATTGCAAGACATTGCTAATATGGaagaaaataaaaccattatttttgcTGAAACCAAACGCAAGGTGGATACAATCACAcgtaaaataactaatatggg GGCAAGAGCTGTTGGAATTCATGGAGACAAATCACAATCAGAGCGTGACCATGTATTGAAAC aattcagAGGTGGAAGAGCTAATATTTTGGTTGCTACTGACGTTGCTGCCAGAGGTTTAG atgTCGATGATGTCAAATTTGTTATCAATTTTGATTACCCCAACAACTCTGAAGATTATATTCACAGAATAGGCAGAACTGGACGATCATCACAAAAGGGTACCTCATATGCATTCTTTACCCATTCCAACAGCAAACAAGCCAAAGACCTTGTAGCTGTTCTTACTGAAGCCAATCAACGTATTGACCCCAAATTAGCTGCCATGGCTGCACGTTCTTTCC CGAGTGGTGGTAACAAATggtacggcggcggcggcggtggtggaaACAGATCTTGGGGTGGTGGAAGACCAGCCCACAGAAAATTTTAA
- the LOC132940529 gene encoding vacuolar protein sorting-associated protein 33B — protein MFDKKVLNAFPQISHTNLINILKDMPGPKDLVVEHRLFKPLEMFIDMKSLRLYGVEKVYKLQESINPITDRQCVFLVSSNLPATKIICDLINSCLSRTSIAEDIIKIILVPRSLITIEKQFEEEGVYGYIQIFEFQWDFIHLGDSLLSLEMIDFYKNVFVEENQSLLLPVAKALWTAFMVLGFPKTVCVNGKSSTAVYKLLNRCFTDRGKPSINSGSCFCILDRDFDYASVLLTPCTYASLLDQVVGIQNGIVEIKKIDGTKSIKNLCNPDETYEYVKYKQFGDVLNYWKSKSKELQDKLEKSKKLQLDEMKLYVTQELQSVLMSKKNLTFHIDASEVVSKVIGDKFIDYITLEKNMLENRSRKENLNCIEDLLAFGKGSANNILQLICLFSQCQDGFTSIELNNIKTKFLHQYGFKYFETFHVLEKMNLIVKHDNSSVLNSNLNKIISINKTKQMMQNMMQKLRLVDDSEHCMSAAFGGSYVPAIGKLIEIMCKEEMPEEEIVKLLSNYSFQVNDFKTGIKTVYVMVIGGITYAEQAALHFLEKSMSIKIIIFSTNIINGNILMNSCL, from the exons atgtttgacAAAAAGGTGTTAAATGCTTTTCCTCAAATATCCCACACAAATTTAATCAATATACTGAAAGATATGCCCGGACCTAAAGACTTAGTTGTAGAACATAGACTTTTTAAACCCCTTGAAATGTTCATCGATATGAAAAGTTTAAG GCTTTATGGGGTGGAAAAGGTATATAAACTGCAAGAATCGATCAATCCAATTACCGATCGGCAGTGTGTCTTTTTGGTGTCGTCTAATCTACCAGCGACAAAAATTATTTGCGATCTCATTAACTCGTGTCTAAGTAGGACAAGCATAGCtgaagatattattaaaatcattcttGTTCCCAGGTCATTGATTActattgaaaaacaatttgaagAGGAAGGTGTCTACGGGtacattcaaatatttgaatttcaatgGGATTTCATTCATTTAGGAGATTCATTACTTTCATTGGAGATGATAGATTTCTACAAAAATGTGTTTGTCGAAGAAAACCAGTCATTGTTATTGCCTGTTGCCAAAGCCTTGTGGACAGCTTTTATGGTTTTGGGGTTTCCTAAGACTGTGTGTGTAAATGGAAAGTCATCTACcgctgtttataaattattgaatagatGTTTTACAGATAGAGGAAAGCCTAGCATTAATAGCGGAtcatgtttttgtattttagataGGGATTTTGATTATGCAAGTGTTCTGTTAACTCCTTGTACATATGCCAGTCTTTTAGATCAAGTAGTCGGTATACAAAACGGTATAgttgagataaaaaaaattgacggaACTAAATCTATAAAAAACTTATGTAACCCCGATGAAACATACGAATATGTCAAATACAAGCAGTTTGGTGATGTGTTAAATTACTGGAAATCAAAATCCAAGGAATTGCAGGATAAACTGGAAAAGAGCAAAAAACTGCAACTAGATGAAATGAAACTGTATGTTACTCAAGAGTTACAGAGTGTCTTAATGTCAAAGAAAAATCTTACGTTCCATATAGATGCGTCTGAAGTTGTATCAAAAGTAATAGGtgataaatttattgattatattactctagaaaaaaatatgttagaaAACAGAAGTCGTAAAGAAAACTTAAACTGTATAGAAGATTTGTTGGCCTTTGGAAAAGGTAGTGCCAACAATATACTGCAGctcatatgtttattttcacAATGCCAAGATGGATTTACTTCAAttgaactaaataatattaaaacaaaatttttacaCCAATATGGATTCAAGTATTTTGAAACATTCCATGTTTTAGAgaaaatgaatttaatagtaaaacatGATAATAGCTCGGTTTTAaacagtaatttaaataaaattatatccatTAATAAAACCAAACAAATGATGCAAAACATGATGCAGAAATTAAGGCTTGTAGATGATAGCGAGCATTGCATGAGTGCAGCATTTGGTGGATCATATGTCCCTGCTATTGGTAAGCTAATAGAGATTATGTGTAAAGAAGAAATGCCCGAGGaagaaattgttaaattattatctaactATTCATTccaagttaatgattttaagACTGGTATAAAAACTGTATATGTTATGGTAATTGGAGGTATAACATACGCTGAACAAGCGGCACttcattttttagaaaaatcaatgagtataaaaattattatttttagcacaaatataattaatggaaatattttaatgaactcTTGTTTGtag
- the LOC132940528 gene encoding oligopeptidase A codes for MLFVSRCTRLCQNIIPKHKNCALTRVPSRNGYIVLLPEISKDLTESLLQVNADHPSFTGLDIKKCENTISNQFIDFECGIRDIEDYLNSVEDGKYDLFKDVLEPIENLSHKFDQIWAVLKTLYLADSSVMPARIYYPIHNKACMSHTTKYNSKPIYEACKKADLSKLTEEQVAVVNKFIKEGKLNGLELSEKLDYSFKANKQKCSAKQKYFKIRLEMAWSQFQQIIDNPQLVKDFPEDLLTLMALNKNNPKKRPWKVALTWGTADRFIEYCPDRDLRWNVWQAYEKAGSPADEKRELNNGLEVEEIRKLRLEAAEKLGFKNYGELSLITKMAPSISVIENTLLTLLDKARPLQDKEIESLQQFSNKKGNEYPIQMWDVSYWSRLQKKELFGYDEVQWSEYFPLDRVLDGLFELCRRLYGIRILEMPNRADVWHPDVKYYEIIHENDPSIVAGFYLDLCSRPQKMKTVGEPGWLVTHRTASSIPKKVLPLTALIMNFPSMQNKNPSLLSFDQVKILFGKFGHLLQNVLCQVHYAEVSGLSNVEWDAVGITSNFMIHWLYDKDTFDSINSHYKTGKRLPNDQLTEMKQHMAGFNTCDELFKSMIDIKMHTIKTNWNDLVKEMWSNYYGFPLSKWNSFPCRFAEVMSNEQGAASYYSGLWSRIIAADVFQSFKAPDETTKNLGYNFRDTFFAFGGSCPSGEIFRRFKGRDPNPEAFISDLGLDKDDSN; via the exons atgttgtTTGTTTCACGTTGCACAAGATTGTGTCAAAACATAATACCAAAACACAAGAATTGTGCACTAACCAGAGTACCTAGTCGAAATggatatattgtatt ATTGCCAGAAATCAGTAAAGATTTAACAGAAAGTCTTTTACAAGTAAATGCTGACCATCCAAGTTTTACAGGCTTAGATATCAAAAAATGTGAGAACACAATTAGTAATCAGTTTATTGATTTTGAATGTGGCATACGCGATATTGAAGATTACCTTAACTcag TTGAAGATGGAAAATATGACTTATTTAAAGATGTATTAGAACCAATTGAGAATCTTAGTCATAAATTTGATCAAATATGGGctgtattaaaaacattatatttagcTGACAGTTCAGTAATGCCGGCTCGAATATATTATCCAATACACAATAAAGCATGTATGTCTCATACAACCAAATACAATAGCAAACCTATTTATGAAGCATGTAAA aaaGCTGATTTGTCTAAATTAACTGAAGAACAAGTAGCagttgtaaataaatttattaaagaaGGAAAACTCAATGGACTTGAACTTAGTGAAAAACTTGATTATTCATTTAAagcaaataaacaaaaatgcagtgctaagcaaaaatattttaaaattcgtttaGAG ATGGCATGGAGTCAATTTcaacaaataattgataatcCACAACTAGTCAAAGATTTTCCAGAAGACCTTTTGACATTAATGGcactaaataa AAATAACCCTAAGAAACGTCCATGGAAAGTTGCCTTGACATGGGGTACTGCAGATAGATTTATTGAGTATTGTCCTGACAGAGATTTAcgttggaatgtttggcaagcTTATGAAAAGGCTGGATCACCTGCTGACGAAAAAAGAGAACTTAATAATGGTTTAGAAGTTGAAGAAATCCGAAAATtaag acttGAAGCTGCTGAAAAATTGGGGTTTAAAAATTATGGTGAATTATCATTGATTACAAAAATGGCACCTTCAATTTCAGTAATAGAAAATACATTATTGACATTATTGGATAAag caAGACCCTTACAAGACAAAGAAATAGAATCATTACAacagttttcaaataaaaaggGTAACGAGTATCCTATTCAAATGTGGGATGTTAGTTACTGGTCAagattacaaaaaaaagaacTTTTTGG ttatgatGAAGTTCAGTGGTCTGAGTACTTCCCATTAGATCGAGTTTTAGATGGTCTCTTTGAACTATGTAGACGACTCTATGGAATACGCATTTTAGAAATGCCGAATAGAGCTGACGTCTGGCATCCTGATgtcaaatattatgaaataatacacGAAAATGACCCTTCAATTGTGGCTGGATTTTATTTAGACCTCTGTTCTCG gccacaaaaaatgaaaactgttgGTGAACCTGGTTGGTTAGTAACTCATAGGACTGCATCATCAATACCAAAAAAAGTATTACCTTTAACGGCCCTAATAATGAACTTCCCATCAATGCAGAATAAAAACCCAAGTTTATTGAGTTTCGACCAAGTGAAAATCTTATTTGGAAAA tttggGCATTTATTGCAAAATGTTCTTTGTCAAGTGCATTATGCTGAAGTATCTGGTTTGAGTAATGTTGAATGGGATGCTGTTGGAATAACCAGTAATTTTATGATTCAttg GTTGTATGATAAAGATACATTTGACAGTATTAATAGCCACTACAAGACAGGTAAAAGATTACCAAATGATCAACTGACTGAAATGAAACAACACATGGCTGGGTTCAATACTTGTGATGAACTCTTCAAATCTATGATTGACATTAAAATGCATACTAT TAAAACAAATTGGAATGACCTGGTGAAAGAAATGTGGAGTAATTACTACGGATTTCCATTAAGTAAATGGAACAGTTTCCCATGCAGGTTTGCTGAAGTTATGTCTAATGAACAAGGAGCAGCAAGTTACTACTCTGGATTGTGGTCAAGAATAATAGCGGCTGATGTATTTCAATCATTTAAGGCTCCAGATGAAACTACTAAAAATTTAGGATATAA ttttcgaGATACCTTTTTTGCATTTGGTGGCAGCTGTCCATCTGGAGAAATATTCAGACGTTTCAAAGGACGAGACCCTAATCCTGAAGCATTTATTAGTGATCTTGGACTCGATAAAGAtgatagtaattaa